In Quercus robur chromosome 10, dhQueRobu3.1, whole genome shotgun sequence, a genomic segment contains:
- the LOC126703156 gene encoding uncharacterized protein LOC126703156, translated as MNIYMKRTVLLMRSSVTTFYANKPNHFPISLFASTLSRLRLYSSNGNGSNLTHTQKPNSAVDAEDISNQELKKLIDKFYAGDAEAIPSIFEAILKRKLAGKYEEADKELMEEIVGKTHESSNDIDDEESSDDIDDEESSDEEFESDLDELSETDEYIDELHNAKEIAMKRMARDE; from the exons ATGAACATTTACATGAAGCGAACTGTATTACTGATGAGAAGCAGTGTTACTACTTTCTACGCCAACAAGCCCAATCATTTTCCCATCTCACTTTTTGCCTCGACTCTGTCACGACTCAGGCTCTACTCGTCAAATGGAAATGGATCCAATTTGACCCATACCCAGAAACCCAATTCCGCCGTTGATGCAGAAGACATCAGTAATCAAG AGCTGAAAAAGCTCATAGATAAATTCTATGCGGGCGATGCAGAGGCAATACCATCGATCTTTGAAGCGATTTTGAAGAGGAAATTGGCAGGTAAGTATGAGGAAGCTGACAAGGAGTTGATGGAAGAAATTGTTGGGAAGACACACGAGTCTTCCAATGATATTGATGATGAGGAGTCTTCTGATGATATTGATGATGAGGAGTCGTCTGATGAGGAGTTTGAGTCTGATTTGGATGAATTGAGTGAAACTGATGAATATATTGATGAATTGCATAATGCAAAGGAGATTGCCATGAAGAGAATGGCGAGGGATGAGTAA
- the LOC126704068 gene encoding uncharacterized protein LOC126704068 — protein MEKKDAELLAFTGWTIWNRRNQIRFKEVMCPINHILPLSKERKVEFQNLHPATRTVQHRNHTRWKPPESEAYKVNYDGATFAEQGKASIGVVVRNSEGAVMASLSQQVPHPTIVAQVEAMAARKAIEFALEIGLTRVIIKGDSETIYRELNSTDPSLALHGHVIQDIRCLASSFVSHSFTHVRRQGNNVAHALTRWAINSPNLTV, from the coding sequence ATGGAAAAGAAGGATGCTGAACTTCTAGCCTTCACAGGTTGGACCATTTGGAATCGTAGAAATCAAATCAGGTTTAAGGAAGTTATGTGTCCTATAAACCATATCCTCCCACTGTCAAAGGAAAGGAAGGTAGAGTTTCAAAACCTCCACCCGGCAACAAGAACGGTCCAACATAGGAATCATACGAGATGGAAGCCGCCGGAGTCAGAAGCTTACAAGGTAAACTATGATGGCGCGACCTTTGCAGAACAAGGAAAAGCTAGCATAGGAGTAGTTGTACGAAACTCAGAAGGAGCAGTCATGGCTTCTCTGTCACAGCAGGTCCCTCATCCAACAATAGTGGCCCAAGTGGAAGCTATGGCAGCCAGGAAAGCAATTGAGTTTGCTCTAGAGATTGGCCTTACAAGAGTTATCATCAAAGGTGACTCAGAAACCATCTATAGAGAACTTAATAGCACTGATCCATCCCTAGCTTTACATGGGCATGTGATTCAAGACATTAGATGCTTAGCTTCCTCTTTTGTTAGTCATAGTTTTACTCATGTTCGCCGTCAAGGAAATAATGTAGCTCATGCTTTAACAAGATGGGCAATTAACTCACCCAATTTAACTGTCTAG
- the LOC126702058 gene encoding uncharacterized protein LOC126702058 — MKRTLLRNVTLYTRNLLHSPPIQNNPIPSPSSLAASTRPRLRLRFYSSENDSSSSTENPSSAPDPETSLAQPQKKDVSIDVEDVSNKELKVRIEKYFKGDEEALPSILEAILQRKLTGKHEETDDELVDEFQMEPLDDVKDKEFESDFEEMHETDEEIDDLYDVKPIVMKRMVKDEFFNMDDQKWDGLVKDAIDHKIMKDTKECEEILEDMLKWDNLLPDEIKKKVEERFNELGDMCERGEIEAEEAYELFKKFEDEMVIESQKIMEAEGPPQFDETAVPDKKKNLDDPPGEGPILRWQTRVVFAPGGDAWHPKNRKVKMSVTVKELGLSKHQFRRIRELVGKRYHPGKDELTITSERFEHREENRKDCLRTLYSLIEEAGKARKLAEDARTSYVKGRLRANSAFMDRLRAKTMRIRESDTVLLEN, encoded by the exons ATGAAGCGCACTCTGCTTCGAAATGTCACTCTCTACACTCGCAATCTTCTTCACTCCCCTCCCATTCAAAACAACCCAATTCCAAGTCCTTCCTCACTCGCCGCCTCGACTCGGCCCCGACTCAGACTCAGGTTCTACTCCTCCGAGAACGACTCGTCCTCGTCGACTGAAAACCCTAGCTCTGCTCCAGATCCAGAGACCAGCTTGGCACAACCCCAGAAGAAAGATGTCTCCATTGACGTCGAGGACGTCAGTAACAAAG AGCTGAAAGTGCGGATAGAGAAGTACTTTAAAGGTGATGAGGAGGCACTCCCATCGATCCTTGAAGCGATTCTGCAGAGGAAGTTGACTGGGAAGCATGAGGAGACAGATGATGAGTTGGTAGATGAGTTTCAGATGGAGCCATTGGATGATGTTAAGGACAAAGAATTCGAATCGGATTTTGAGGAAATGCACGAGACGGATGAGGAGATTGATGATTTGTATGATGTGAAGCCTATAGTCATGAAGAGAATGGTTAAGGATGAGTTCTTTAACATGGATGACCAGAAGTGGGATGGTCTTGTTAAGGATGCCATTGATCATAAGATCATGAAGGACACAAAGGAGTGCGAGGAGATTTTAGAGGATATGCTTAAATGGGACAACCTCCTCCCAG ATGAGATAAAGAAAAAGGTGGAAGAGAGATTCAATGAGCTAGGGGATATGTGTGAAAGGGGAGAGATTGAAGCCGAAGAAGCTTATGAGTTGTTTAAGAAATTTGAGGATGAGATGGTAATTGAAAGTCAGAAGATAATGGAAGCTGAGGGGCCTCCCCAGTTTGATGAGACTGCTGTGCCAGACAAGAAAAAGAACTTAGATGACCCACCTGGCGAGGGACCAATCCTTAGGTGGCAAACACGGGTAGTCTTTGCTCCTGGTGGTGATGCATGGCACCCCAAAAACAGAAAAGTGAAAATGTCTGTTACTGTGAAAGAGCTTGGGCTTTCAAAACATCAATTTCGCCGTATCAGGGAATTGGTTGGAAAAAGATACCATCCAGGAAAGGATGAGCTTACAATCACTAGTGAGAG GTTTGAGCATCGAGAGGAAAACAGAAAGGATTGCCTGAGGACTCTCTATTCCCTCATTGAGGAAGCTGGGAAAGCAAGGAAGCTAGCAGAGGATGCACGAACTTCATATGTCAAAGGGAGGCTTAGAGCCAATTCTGCGTTTATGGACAGGTTGCGTGCCAAGACCATGAGAATACGTGAATCTGACACAGTTTTGCTTGAAAATTGA
- the LOC126702977 gene encoding uncharacterized protein LOC126702977: protein MESKFLLRKEANLVSLDSRRLYHKETIKTPTPTPTPTPTSKSNSTSCSCSSFGSSQCCDKTTECLCSACLLCVCCPLAVVWGCFKLPCQIGWRAAKHAKKWTCCGSGMKGFAEYSSFSDNDSDFQPSSTRTCSKTVSVPKKRVTQKANGFQSNKSAAALNSH, encoded by the coding sequence ATGGAAAGCAAATTCCTTCTCAGAAAAGAAGCAAATTTAGTATCCCTTGATAGTAGAAGACTTTATCACAAGGAAACAATTAAGACTCCCACTCCCACTCCCACTCCCACTCCCACTTCCAAATCCAATTCcacttcttgttcttgttcctCTTTTGGTTCTTCACAATGCTGCGATAAAACCACAGAGTGCCTCTGTAGTGCTTGCTTACTCTGTGTTTGTTGCCCTCTAGCTGTTGTTTGGGGTTGCTTCAAACTTCCATGCCAAATTGGGTGGCGTGCTGCAAAACACGCAAAGAAGTGGACTTGCTGTGGATCAGGGATGAAGGGTTTTGCTGAGTACTCTTCATTTTCTGACAACGATTCTGATTTTCAGCCAAGTAGTACTCGTACATGTTCCAAGACTGTGAGTGTTCCAAAGAAGAGAGTGACACAGAAGGCTAATGGGTTTCAATCTAACAAGTCTGCTGCTGCCCTGAATTCCcattag